A part of Streptomyces sp. NBC_01235 genomic DNA contains:
- a CDS encoding arsenate reductase/protein-tyrosine-phosphatase family protein — protein sequence MTRILFVCTGNVHRSVLAERLLAARLPPGAALRPESAGTAAWHRSRMEDTTRAVLEELGGDGVGFASRPLTAQLVVDAALVLGLAREHREAAVRLAPSAMRRCFTLKEFARLADGGGAGGGGEFGAVVAAAATRRGAAAPVPPAEDDIPDPWGRPREELYACALEIDRTVSGLVRLWGMRP from the coding sequence ATGACCCGGATCCTGTTCGTCTGCACCGGAAACGTGCACCGCTCGGTGCTCGCCGAGCGCCTGCTGGCGGCGAGACTGCCGCCCGGCGCGGCCCTGCGGCCGGAGAGCGCCGGCACGGCGGCGTGGCACCGCTCCCGTATGGAGGACACTACCCGGGCGGTCCTGGAGGAGCTGGGTGGCGACGGAGTCGGATTCGCTTCCCGCCCGCTCACCGCGCAGCTCGTGGTGGACGCCGCGCTGGTTCTCGGACTTGCGCGCGAGCACCGGGAGGCGGCGGTGCGCCTCGCGCCGTCGGCGATGCGGCGCTGCTTCACCCTGAAGGAGTTCGCGCGCCTCGCGGACGGGGGCGGTGCGGGGGGCGGGGGTGAATTCGGCGCCGTGGTGGCGGCCGCGGCCACCCGCCGCGGTGCCGCGGCCCCGGTCCCGCCGGCCGAGGACGACATCCCGGACCCCTGGGGCAGGCCCCGCGAGGAGCTGTACGCGTGCGCCCTGGAGATCGACAGGACGGTGAGCGGGCTGGTCAGGCTGTGGGGGATGCGCCCTTAG